One region of Sulfurisphaera ohwakuensis genomic DNA includes:
- a CDS encoding ABC transporter ATP-binding protein, with product MIETKSLKVYYRTPRGVVRAVDNVNISVREKEIVALVGESGSGKTTLGKTILGLIKPTDGKILWNGKEITKLKGKKLKEFRLKNQIIYQDPFDAIDIRLRVYDVVAEGIRLHKLAKSRQEEREMVYNILKSVGLSPPEQFSVAYPTQLSGGQLQRVAIARAIVLNPDFVVADEPVSMLDVSIRADILNIFLNLRENQGTSILMITHDLATAAYVADRIYVMYLGKIVEYGRTDQIVDNPKHPYTQALISSIPIPEPGYVIQAKLSEPDSPVPENGCPLYPRCPFRKEICKKEEPRLKEIEPEHYVACHLY from the coding sequence ATGATTGAAACAAAAAGCCTTAAAGTTTATTATAGAACACCAAGAGGAGTTGTTCGTGCTGTAGATAATGTTAATATATCCGTTAGGGAAAAAGAGATAGTAGCTTTAGTTGGAGAATCAGGGAGTGGAAAAACAACATTGGGTAAAACAATTTTAGGGTTAATTAAACCGACAGACGGTAAAATTCTCTGGAATGGTAAAGAGATAACGAAGTTAAAGGGAAAGAAATTAAAGGAATTTAGATTAAAGAATCAAATCATATATCAAGATCCCTTTGATGCAATTGATATTAGACTCAGAGTTTATGATGTAGTTGCTGAAGGAATAAGGCTTCACAAATTAGCTAAAAGTAGACAAGAAGAAAGAGAAATGGTCTACAATATTTTAAAGTCTGTTGGCTTATCACCACCAGAACAATTTAGTGTTGCATATCCTACACAATTATCTGGAGGACAATTACAAAGAGTTGCAATTGCCCGTGCTATTGTACTAAACCCAGACTTTGTAGTTGCTGACGAACCAGTATCAATGTTAGATGTATCTATAAGGGCAGACATACTTAATATTTTTCTTAATCTTAGAGAAAATCAAGGTACCTCAATACTAATGATAACTCATGATTTAGCTACGGCAGCTTATGTAGCCGATAGAATTTATGTAATGTATTTAGGTAAAATAGTAGAATATGGAAGAACAGATCAAATAGTTGATAACCCAAAGCATCCATATACTCAAGCTCTTATTTCATCAATTCCAATTCCAGAACCAGGTTACGTTATTCAAGCAAAACTTTCTGAGCCAGATTCTCCAGTTCCAGAAAACGGTTGCCCATTATATCCAAGATGTCCGTTTAGGAAAGAAATATGTAAGAAAGAAGAGCCAAGATTAAAGGAAATTGAGCCAGAACATTATGTCGCATGCCACCTATACTGA
- a CDS encoding nitroreductase family protein, which produces MNDILEFLIKRRSVRSFQQKPVDLELIKQLIYVANHAPNSMNNEPWKFIIIIDEEIKKKLSTLHKGASHIALAPIGVAVVAEPEISPETWMVDVVNAIMYFVLAAHSVGLGVGWIAAYENKKAKEILGIPDNKVLVTLLSVGYPDPNYKPREKSVKNPESVMFLNKWGNMLIRIKEN; this is translated from the coding sequence ATGAACGATATTCTTGAGTTTCTAATAAAGAGAAGAAGTGTGAGAAGTTTTCAGCAAAAGCCCGTAGATTTAGAGTTAATAAAACAATTAATATATGTAGCAAATCATGCACCAAATTCAATGAATAATGAGCCTTGGAAATTCATTATTATTATAGATGAGGAGATAAAAAAGAAGCTTTCCACGTTACATAAAGGAGCTTCACACATAGCTTTAGCACCTATAGGTGTAGCTGTAGTAGCTGAACCAGAAATAAGTCCAGAAACTTGGATGGTCGATGTTGTAAATGCTATTATGTACTTTGTATTGGCAGCACATTCAGTAGGCTTAGGAGTTGGATGGATCGCAGCTTACGAAAATAAAAAGGCTAAAGAAATTTTAGGAATACCAGATAATAAAGTCCTGGTTACGTTACTTTCCGTAGGTTATCCAGATCCTAACTATAAGCCTAGAGAAAAGAGTGTGAAAAATCCAGAAAGTGTGATGTTCCTAAATAAGTGGGGCAATATGTTAATTAGGATAAAGGAGAACTAA
- a CDS encoding MarR family transcriptional regulator has product MKRLSPSTKLVLEVISNRKIVKFKELKEITGLSTRTLRYALKELKEMGLIKVLPCLEDARERLYALTEIEECYKISKD; this is encoded by the coding sequence ATGAAAAGACTTTCCCCTTCAACTAAACTCGTTCTTGAAGTGATATCTAATCGTAAAATTGTTAAGTTTAAAGAGTTGAAAGAAATAACTGGACTTTCAACTAGAACTTTACGTTATGCATTAAAGGAGTTGAAAGAAATGGGACTTATAAAAGTTTTACCTTGCTTAGAAGATGCTAGAGAAAGGCTTTATGCCTTAACTGAAATTGAAGAATGTTATAAAATAAGTAAAGATTAA
- a CDS encoding ABC transporter permease, translating to MNKFVKDLLHRKSFIISVIIIAIFVFIAAAAPILTPYSNPYSTTEYFVAGPYAVPSWATIFPQYKLYPPNMQFALINPKIFGNASYSFNNGRYVITIPPGKYFNLTYTFYWKYIAPYSFSISFNVTPITTQGVQVNVYFINSTNFKYFLESFAPESYAFAFTYPIETLYLNKVNTITVNSLYLNPDNSPFFASLSAYEQTIYSLTFEDYTLGKPSEVSIMISIVNLGNTPAKIILTNPIFSDKGKAFGILGTDDNGASVFAEFVYGTRFDLILSLLASILIVGIGLVAGLIAGYVGGKADLILNSITDFFLTIPGLPFIIVLETVLLVSGVLAHISEADLILLIIAGLSWMGTMKIIRSVTLSIKSRTFIEATKALGGNSFYIIRRHVLPNILGVVFAQIAYDVPTVILIESGLDFLGLGITNFPTWGNMLGFATDAASSATSFAWWWVLPPGLGIVLLSIAFYYLGTALQDVLSPYRIRGE from the coding sequence ATGAATAAATTTGTAAAAGATCTTTTACATAGAAAATCCTTTATAATCTCAGTAATCATTATAGCAATATTCGTTTTTATAGCTGCAGCAGCACCTATTCTTACCCCTTATTCAAACCCATATTCTACAACAGAATATTTTGTTGCTGGTCCTTATGCGGTTCCTTCTTGGGCCACTATATTTCCACAATACAAACTTTATCCCCCTAACATGCAGTTCGCTTTGATCAATCCAAAAATTTTTGGTAATGCCTCTTACTCTTTTAATAATGGTAGGTATGTTATAACTATCCCACCAGGTAAATATTTTAATTTGACTTACACATTCTATTGGAAGTATATTGCTCCTTATTCCTTTTCGATATCTTTTAACGTAACGCCAATAACAACTCAAGGAGTTCAAGTAAATGTATATTTCATAAATTCAACTAACTTTAAATATTTCTTAGAAAGCTTCGCACCAGAATCTTATGCATTTGCATTTACATATCCGATTGAGACTTTATATTTAAATAAGGTTAACACAATAACAGTGAACTCTTTATATTTAAATCCTGATAATAGTCCATTCTTTGCTTCGTTAAGTGCTTATGAACAGACCATATACAGCTTAACTTTTGAAGACTATACTTTAGGCAAACCTAGTGAAGTTAGTATTATGATCTCAATAGTTAATCTTGGAAATACTCCAGCTAAGATAATATTAACTAATCCAATTTTTAGCGATAAAGGAAAAGCTTTTGGTATTTTAGGTACCGATGATAACGGAGCTAGTGTTTTTGCTGAATTTGTGTATGGAACTAGATTTGATTTGATACTTAGTTTATTAGCATCTATATTAATTGTGGGAATAGGTTTAGTAGCAGGACTTATTGCAGGATATGTAGGTGGTAAAGCTGATCTAATACTAAATTCTATAACGGACTTCTTCCTTACTATACCTGGACTACCATTCATAATTGTGCTGGAAACTGTTCTTTTAGTTTCTGGTGTATTAGCTCATATAAGTGAGGCTGACTTGATATTGCTAATAATTGCTGGTTTATCATGGATGGGTACTATGAAAATAATTAGATCCGTAACCTTATCTATAAAGAGTAGAACATTTATAGAGGCTACTAAGGCCTTAGGTGGTAACTCGTTCTATATTATTAGAAGGCATGTTTTACCTAATATTTTAGGAGTAGTGTTTGCACAAATAGCATATGATGTCCCTACTGTTATATTAATTGAATCGGGACTTGATTTCTTAGGACTAGGAATTACTAATTTCCCTACATGGGGCAATATGTTAGGATTTGCTACTGATGCTGCTTCTTCAGCTACTAGTTTTGCTTGGTGGTGGGTTCTTCCACCTGGACTGGGTATAGTTCTTCTCTCAATAGCTTTCTATTATTTGGGAACTGCATTACAAGATGTGTTAAGCCCATATAGAATAAGAGGAGAATAA
- a CDS encoding ABC transporter ATP-binding protein: MIDSAILSIKGLKTYYKTRDGYVKAVDDVSFDVPKGSVVGIAGESGSGKSTIVQSIFKVLPKNAEIKDGKIEFEGKDILKIDEKIFNKEIRWKKISWIPQVSMDVLDPVYKIKDQLLETIFAHEDMSKAEAMELIVNQLKAVNLPLDVLDRYPFELSGGQKQRVIIATALLLNPELVIADEPTTALDVIVQAQILNIIRNLKNERKFSMIFVTHDLALLAGISDYIVILYAGKVVEMGRTEEVFKSPLHPYTQLLLKSIPDIRKRKEKLQGIPGEPPDLINPPQGCRFYPRCPLAMDICKREEPQLINVSPTHYVACHLRK, translated from the coding sequence ATGATTGATAGTGCTATTCTTTCAATAAAAGGATTAAAAACATATTATAAAACGAGAGATGGTTATGTTAAAGCTGTTGATGACGTAAGTTTTGACGTTCCTAAGGGTTCCGTTGTAGGTATTGCTGGTGAGTCAGGATCTGGTAAATCTACCATTGTTCAGAGTATATTTAAAGTTTTGCCTAAAAACGCTGAAATTAAAGACGGAAAGATAGAATTTGAAGGTAAAGATATACTTAAAATTGATGAGAAAATCTTCAATAAGGAAATTAGGTGGAAAAAAATAAGTTGGATACCGCAAGTATCAATGGATGTTTTAGATCCGGTGTATAAAATTAAAGACCAACTTTTAGAGACTATTTTTGCGCATGAAGATATGAGTAAGGCAGAAGCTATGGAGTTAATTGTTAATCAATTAAAGGCTGTTAACTTACCTTTAGATGTTTTAGATAGATATCCATTTGAGCTTTCTGGAGGACAGAAACAGAGAGTTATTATAGCTACTGCTTTATTATTAAACCCAGAATTAGTGATAGCTGATGAACCTACTACTGCATTAGATGTTATTGTTCAAGCTCAGATACTGAATATTATTAGAAATCTTAAGAATGAAAGAAAATTTAGCATGATATTTGTAACTCACGATTTAGCACTACTTGCTGGAATAAGTGACTATATTGTTATACTTTATGCTGGTAAGGTTGTTGAAATGGGAAGGACTGAAGAAGTGTTTAAGTCTCCTCTTCATCCATATACACAATTATTATTAAAGTCGATCCCAGATATTAGAAAAAGAAAAGAGAAATTGCAAGGAATTCCAGGTGAGCCACCAGACTTAATTAATCCGCCACAAGGATGTAGATTTTATCCTAGATGTCCATTAGCCATGGATATATGTAAGAGAGAAGAACCCCAATTAATTAATGTAAGTCCTACTCATTATGTGGCTTGTCATTTAAGGAAGTGA
- a CDS encoding PEP/pyruvate-binding domain-containing protein yields MNYTYRLDEINLNMISVVGRKSAYLGELYKMGFDIPSGFVISSAGVNEILKDIQSDINSILSSVNLNNQSDLEKKSGIIRSLILNSKISEEIEEEILERFNSLNSRYVAVRATVTSPLSGSSFAGEYETDLFVTRDNLIESIKRVIASYYSPRAIAYRLLNQDNSGIAILIQNMINPTVAGTAFSLHPVTEEPDYVFIESAFGLGESVTKGLVTPDQYIISKATRSLVSKRISKKVVKLVYDYEEKRIKTIDIQDNSESLKERDAIKVANMTIAVEEIFKRNVNIEWAIDGNKLYLLEVRGVRKIYPEV; encoded by the coding sequence ATGAATTATACATACAGGCTTGACGAAATTAATCTAAATATGATATCAGTAGTTGGAAGAAAGAGTGCTTACTTAGGAGAACTATATAAAATGGGATTTGATATTCCCTCTGGGTTTGTTATCTCTTCAGCAGGTGTTAATGAAATACTAAAAGATATTCAGTCAGATATAAATTCAATTTTATCATCTGTAAACCTAAATAATCAGAGTGATTTAGAAAAGAAAAGTGGAATTATCAGAAGTCTAATCTTAAATTCTAAGATAAGTGAAGAAATAGAAGAGGAAATTTTGGAGAGATTTAATTCTTTAAATTCAAGGTACGTAGCAGTGAGAGCTACTGTAACTTCCCCTTTAAGTGGGAGTAGTTTTGCTGGAGAATATGAGACAGACCTCTTTGTAACAAGAGATAATTTGATAGAGAGTATAAAGAGAGTAATAGCTTCTTATTATAGTCCTAGGGCTATAGCGTATAGACTTTTAAATCAAGATAACTCTGGTATAGCAATTCTTATTCAGAATATGATAAATCCTACAGTTGCCGGAACGGCATTTTCATTACATCCCGTGACTGAAGAACCAGATTATGTGTTTATAGAATCAGCATTTGGCTTAGGGGAAAGCGTTACAAAAGGACTTGTAACACCAGACCAATATATTATAAGTAAAGCCACAAGAAGTTTAGTTTCAAAGAGAATATCTAAAAAAGTTGTTAAACTCGTTTATGATTATGAAGAAAAAAGAATAAAGACAATTGACATACAGGATAACTCTGAGAGTTTAAAGGAAAGAGACGCTATTAAGGTTGCTAATATGACAATTGCTGTAGAAGAAATATTCAAAAGAAATGTAAATATTGAATGGGCCATTGATGGAAATAAGCTCTATTTACTAGAAGTCAGAGGTGTGAGAAAAATTTACCCAGAAGTTTAA
- a CDS encoding ABC transporter permease — MSLKEEKRSAFSSISTRIPVKYLIKRIIERIILIIVIISFLFFLFRVLPLAFHVNPASFYVPPTYKGLSRSTLIEAIDRQWGLNQPFYIQYIDYLKNMLTFNFGYSLTYDESITTLVMQAIPVDLLILIPSLILSTILAIILGILSATKQGKLVDTINSTIAIFTYFIPAFWIFAIVLYYFGYQLGWVPTNIADALTKNGVPLHGFAYVAGLLKFIALPVILLTFLSYGVRMILTRAYGIDASNSHFATYLRARGIPNRTILYKHIARNAMIPAITRTGIDFAFVLAGAVFVEEIFNYYGMGVLLVKSAETFDVPVLEAVFYIINLYAIIVLLVLDLVYPFIDPRVKYE, encoded by the coding sequence ATGTCACTCAAGGAAGAGAAAAGGTCTGCATTTTCATCTATTTCTACTAGAATTCCAGTAAAATATTTAATAAAGAGGATTATAGAGAGAATTATTCTTATCATTGTTATAATCTCATTCTTATTTTTCCTTTTTAGGGTATTACCTCTCGCATTTCATGTAAATCCAGCTAGCTTTTACGTACCTCCAACATATAAGGGTTTGTCTAGGAGCACATTAATTGAGGCCATTGATAGGCAATGGGGACTAAATCAGCCATTTTATATTCAATATATTGATTATTTAAAGAACATGTTAACTTTTAACTTTGGATATTCTTTAACCTATGATGAAAGTATAACAACACTTGTTATGCAAGCTATCCCAGTTGATTTATTAATATTAATTCCTAGTTTAATTTTGAGTACAATACTGGCTATAATACTAGGAATTTTATCGGCTACTAAGCAAGGAAAACTTGTTGATACTATTAATTCCACAATAGCTATATTTACGTATTTTATTCCAGCCTTCTGGATATTTGCGATAGTACTGTATTATTTTGGATACCAGTTAGGTTGGGTTCCAACTAATATAGCTGATGCTTTAACTAAAAATGGAGTTCCACTACATGGTTTTGCTTATGTTGCTGGTTTACTCAAGTTTATTGCTCTGCCAGTTATACTTTTAACATTTTTGTCTTATGGAGTAAGGATGATACTAACTAGAGCATATGGAATAGACGCATCAAATAGCCATTTTGCTACTTATCTTAGAGCTAGAGGGATCCCAAATAGGACCATTTTATATAAACATATAGCTAGGAATGCAATGATTCCTGCTATCACTAGGACTGGAATAGATTTTGCCTTTGTTTTAGCAGGTGCTGTTTTCGTGGAAGAAATTTTTAATTATTATGGAATGGGTGTATTATTAGTTAAATCCGCTGAGACCTTTGACGTTCCTGTACTTGAAGCCGTATTCTATATAATTAATCTATATGCAATAATCGTACTTTTGGTTTTAGATTTAGTTTATCCGTTCATAGACCCTAGGGTGAAGTATGAATGA
- a CDS encoding ABC transporter substrate-binding protein, translated as MQSKLDKTTIYILIILIAGIALLNLNIVATSYAISNFNAPVLTWNQARYNEPWVGTIIYLYSYSTHTDEYNALIQGKIDFATLDHASEIKTLLTQYKGTIYVGISPVESFGQFVFAFGNNLTANLYFRYAISSLLNPQNITAIVWDNGLLGQDIPYFINPKIYSEWFNPQVVSYYEQYESYNLTRAVMYLEKVPGITHVNGQWYYNGKPLVLTFIYPTSSTPAQRLASYLETQAAAINLTIKPEATTFGELITLATTPPYTDFNITTFGWIDLGADVPAWLSIYTDPANVGGFSNSTIDTLITEAATSPTLSDSINLVKQVEYDLQVELPYIINVWSNAIQGVYLPSWANYIYLNETAVYSFSLMDIHPTNSALNGTFIFSSVSSDLPRHMNPYASVSLYAFNTLDDLYDSLAVVNLTMPATVSPQALIPWVAQNWSIVYIHNVTLPGDKYIPNGTELIVNLVHNDTWIDGVPLTAYDVNFTIWWYDIPGMMGTNTFDGLHVNYTYLADNDFVNTDLFGTIPAIVWTNVTGPYQIVIYLNSTNFLNVYYTLIEFPIVPAHIFNKINPAMVYAEKIAPLISSGAYIWGEWNVPAEEIVVHANLHYFRINPLLFLQTVKQGQMATFTANITAYSWDNSTDMLLPTQISNATVYVYLKYLNVPGHTYSNVTINGKPYVIIAKNMGNGIYQATINTSMLQPGLYEIVAKAIWTVNGQMREEFSYGSLNVTPTVTTTVPPVTTHTTTTTTTTTTTTTPSINVALIAGIVVVIIIIIAVAIVLLRRR; from the coding sequence ATGCAAAGTAAATTAGATAAAACAACGATATATATCCTAATAATTTTAATAGCCGGTATAGCATTATTAAACTTAAATATTGTAGCAACTTCTTACGCTATATCGAACTTTAATGCACCAGTTCTAACTTGGAATCAAGCACGTTATAATGAACCTTGGGTAGGAACGATAATATATCTATATTCCTATTCTACCCATACAGATGAATACAACGCTCTCATACAAGGTAAAATTGATTTTGCAACTTTAGATCATGCTTCAGAGATAAAAACATTATTAACACAGTATAAAGGCACAATATATGTAGGAATATCACCAGTAGAAAGCTTTGGACAATTTGTTTTTGCTTTCGGAAATAATTTAACCGCTAACTTATACTTCAGATATGCAATAAGCAGTTTATTAAATCCGCAAAATATTACTGCAATTGTTTGGGACAACGGGTTATTAGGACAAGATATACCATACTTCATAAATCCTAAAATATATAGCGAGTGGTTTAATCCTCAAGTTGTAAGCTATTATGAGCAATACGAATCTTATAATCTAACAAGAGCTGTTATGTATTTAGAAAAAGTACCCGGAATCACTCATGTGAATGGTCAATGGTATTACAACGGTAAGCCATTGGTATTAACGTTTATTTATCCAACTAGTAGTACCCCAGCCCAAAGATTAGCTAGTTATTTAGAAACTCAAGCGGCTGCTATTAACTTAACAATTAAACCAGAAGCGACTACTTTTGGAGAATTGATAACTTTAGCTACAACTCCTCCATATACTGATTTTAACATAACTACTTTTGGATGGATTGATTTAGGTGCTGATGTACCTGCTTGGTTATCAATTTATACCGATCCAGCCAATGTTGGAGGATTTTCAAACTCTACAATAGATACGCTTATAACTGAAGCTGCTACTTCCCCAACGCTAAGCGATTCAATTAACTTAGTAAAACAAGTTGAATATGATTTACAAGTTGAATTACCATATATAATAAATGTTTGGAGTAACGCAATACAAGGAGTATACTTACCAAGTTGGGCTAATTATATATACTTAAATGAAACGGCAGTATACTCATTCAGTTTAATGGATATTCATCCAACCAATAGTGCCTTAAATGGTACATTTATATTCTCTTCCGTAAGTAGCGATTTACCAAGACATATGAATCCTTACGCTAGTGTTAGTCTATATGCGTTTAATACGTTAGATGATCTATATGATTCCTTAGCTGTAGTAAATTTAACAATGCCTGCTACTGTATCACCTCAAGCTCTAATACCATGGGTTGCACAGAATTGGAGTATAGTATATATTCATAATGTTACATTACCTGGTGATAAGTATATACCAAACGGAACTGAATTAATCGTTAACCTAGTTCACAATGATACATGGATTGATGGGGTTCCATTAACTGCATATGACGTTAACTTTACCATTTGGTGGTATGATATACCTGGTATGATGGGAACTAATACATTTGATGGACTTCACGTAAACTATACTTATTTAGCTGATAATGACTTTGTTAATACAGATTTATTCGGTACTATACCCGCAATAGTATGGACAAATGTAACTGGGCCATATCAAATTGTTATATATTTGAATTCGACAAACTTCCTTAACGTATACTATACACTAATTGAGTTTCCAATAGTTCCAGCTCATATATTTAACAAAATTAATCCAGCAATGGTATATGCTGAAAAGATAGCACCATTAATATCCAGCGGTGCATATATATGGGGCGAGTGGAATGTGCCTGCAGAGGAAATAGTAGTTCATGCAAACTTACATTACTTTAGAATTAACCCATTACTATTCTTACAAACAGTAAAGCAAGGCCAAATGGCTACCTTCACAGCTAACATAACAGCATATAGTTGGGATAACAGTACTGATATGCTATTACCAACTCAAATAAGTAATGCTACAGTCTATGTCTACTTGAAATATTTGAACGTTCCTGGTCATACATACAGTAATGTTACTATAAATGGTAAACCATATGTAATTATTGCAAAGAATATGGGAAATGGAATATATCAGGCTACTATTAATACTTCGATGTTACAACCAGGATTATATGAAATAGTAGCTAAAGCAATTTGGACTGTAAATGGACAGATGAGAGAAGAATTTAGTTACGGAAGCTTAAATGTAACTCCAACTGTCACGACTACTGTTCCCCCAGTAACTACACATACTACTACAACCACCACTACTACTACAACCACCACTACTCCATCAATCAATGTAGCATTAATAGCGGGTATAGTCGTAGTCATAATTATAATTATAGCTGTCGCAATAGTATTATTAAGAAGAAGATAA
- a CDS encoding APC family permease translates to MAQRKLFLRESSGLVKNASLKDLVMLNVANMGAGLAVFEGISPYVVQGSLLWLASLITFLITLPLVFTYTYLLLKMPRTGGDYVWISRKLNGAIGSIMGVAFAFNMPPYFALSAFFSVASINLVFLELGTLQHISSLIYLANNVFVNPYGVLTLSQELLFYALAAISFLIIILVNIFRPKWGFTLTTILGIISSLTLIIAMIVVAVNIPDFHQRIPQFLTTFNITGTITPFHFSLPATLYMVPFFMSYAYIWLYAGPAVAGEAKEGSLKLNLILGSVLTFIMITFPFLIMDLAAGPAFNLAYYPSFTYNFWSVAIYLASNPIIQWILGIGLIAWNYFIMAFGVVVFARYIFAFSFDRLFPAIFAKLNKYSSPVYAHILDLISTLAFLALPLISPSGALALYSYTPLAIAYLFIVSLAGIKVGLNDNDIKLLTMSIISAVIMAVVEAALLIPSNNYSFSVVSSSGVNWIATAYIISLVGLGVISYFLAKYYRMKKEGIDISLIYKEIPPE, encoded by the coding sequence ATGGCACAAAGGAAATTATTCCTTAGAGAGAGTTCCGGATTAGTAAAGAATGCTTCTCTCAAAGATTTAGTTATGCTTAACGTAGCTAATATGGGTGCGGGTTTAGCCGTATTTGAGGGTATTTCACCTTATGTAGTTCAAGGTTCCTTACTTTGGCTAGCAAGCTTAATAACATTTTTAATAACCTTACCTCTAGTGTTTACTTATACGTACTTACTGTTAAAAATGCCAAGAACTGGTGGGGATTATGTTTGGATTTCTAGAAAATTAAACGGAGCTATAGGCTCTATAATGGGTGTTGCATTTGCTTTTAACATGCCACCTTACTTTGCCTTATCAGCATTCTTCTCCGTAGCCTCAATTAACTTAGTATTCTTAGAACTAGGAACACTTCAACATATTTCCTCTTTAATATATTTGGCAAATAACGTTTTTGTAAACCCTTACGGCGTTTTAACACTTTCACAAGAACTATTGTTTTATGCTTTAGCTGCAATCTCTTTCCTGATAATTATTCTTGTCAACATATTTAGGCCAAAGTGGGGTTTTACATTAACTACAATTTTAGGAATAATATCTTCACTAACCCTCATAATTGCTATGATTGTTGTAGCAGTTAACATACCAGACTTTCATCAGAGAATACCGCAATTTTTAACAACTTTTAACATAACTGGCACAATAACTCCTTTCCACTTTAGCTTACCAGCAACACTTTACATGGTACCATTCTTCATGTCTTATGCATATATCTGGCTTTATGCTGGTCCAGCAGTTGCTGGTGAAGCAAAAGAAGGATCGTTAAAACTTAATCTAATTTTAGGCAGTGTATTAACGTTTATAATGATAACTTTTCCATTCTTGATTATGGATTTAGCTGCCGGTCCAGCATTTAACCTTGCCTATTATCCGTCATTTACTTACAACTTCTGGAGTGTTGCAATTTATTTAGCATCAAATCCAATAATTCAGTGGATTTTAGGAATCGGTTTAATAGCCTGGAATTACTTTATAATGGCTTTTGGTGTCGTAGTTTTTGCTAGATATATTTTTGCCTTTTCCTTTGATAGATTATTTCCTGCAATTTTTGCTAAACTTAATAAGTATTCTTCACCAGTTTATGCCCATATACTTGATTTAATATCTACACTAGCTTTTTTGGCTTTACCATTAATTTCTCCAAGCGGTGCGTTAGCACTTTATTCTTATACTCCATTAGCTATTGCTTATCTTTTTATCGTATCCTTAGCTGGAATAAAAGTGGGTTTGAACGATAACGATATAAAACTTCTTACAATGAGCATAATTTCTGCAGTAATAATGGCTGTTGTAGAGGCTGCGTTGTTAATACCCAGTAACAATTACTCTTTCAGTGTTGTATCAAGTTCTGGAGTAAATTGGATTGCAACTGCTTATATAATTTCTCTCGTAGGTTTAGGAGTAATATCGTACTTTTTAGCTAAATATTATAGGATGAAAAAAGAAGGAATAGATATATCACTTATATACAAGGAAATCCCACCGGAATAA
- a CDS encoding DUF504 domain-containing protein, translated as MRIKDAINKIFYTRKDVSEIYLIIRDRVKGTSEIPFSNIERVDNYYIYLNDDETIIPLHRVIEIREKDKILWKRRIYKFNSY; from the coding sequence ATGCGAATAAAGGATGCTATTAACAAAATTTTTTACACCCGTAAGGATGTAAGTGAGATTTACTTAATAATTAGAGATAGAGTTAAGGGAACAAGTGAGATTCCCTTTTCAAATATCGAAAGAGTAGATAACTATTATATTTACTTAAATGATGATGAAACGATTATTCCTTTACATAGAGTTATTGAAATAAGAGAGAAGGATAAAATATTGTGGAAGAGAAGAATTTATAAATTTAACTCATATTAA